The region AGTTCCacgtataattttattttaaggcaATCGACCACTACCACCAAATAAGACCCATTTTCTTTGCTTTGCTTGGAGCTATCAATCACATATGGTGAATCTTCATTTCCTtgtcttatattttttttaagcaaaatgttttatatacacACACTTTTGATTGTTTTGAcatatacaatttttaaaaaattaaacaatttaatccattaattgtataaatttgaataaatatattCAGTATGTTTGATTGATCCaaatagaatatatatatatatatatatatatatatatatatatatatatatatatatatatatatatatatatatatatatatatatgatgaaccgctatatatatattttttaaataaaatatgtcaaaataatcaaaattttagatatgtaaaatcatttttctttttttattgtatGAGGTTTAATGATCACTTACTAGATAACAAGGAGTTGCCCATTCTCTATATCTaccgtaaaaataataaactctCGTATATAAATAGATGAGTATCGTATGAGTGTCAAAAATTTGAACTCGAAACCTCGAAAATTCACAAATTCTCATAAAATGAGAATACGGGTCCCACTAtaattaaacaaagaaaaagTATAACATGTTTTCTTCACGAAATTGCCATCAAAGTTTGCTTGCATTATCATTTACACTCAACAACACTAAAAGGCTTAACCAATTATGCAACACACATTCACAGGGACGCTAACTGAGACTTTTATGAACCCACGCACCTTAACCATACACCACAAAATCTGATCCACAAGACTTTTCCAACTCCATTAACTACAGCCACTAATTCTAATTCTTACTCACATATATTGCTTTCTGAAACCAACTGGGATTGCTTTTTCTATGTCATTTCTTCAATGTCTATCCTCCCCCATCACAAGTACCTTACAAGGTCTCCAACCCATCTTTCCAGTTACCGTGATCCATGCCTCCTCCGCACGCGACTGATATGTTCAGCCATGAAAACTGCCAATTCGAAGCCGAAACCAACCCAATTAGCTATGGAACCTAAGCTTGTAAGTACTTCAAATTTAGTCACACCCATTGGCAATCCTGTGCTCAATGACCCTAGTCTGCAATCAACATGGTCTCACCGCGCATTGGTAGCAACTGGGTGCACCACTGTTCTTATTTCCCTAGCCAAGGCTATAGTTGCTGCAGCCGGTTCAGATGCATGGCTTCAAACCATGTTAGCAGGCTATGTTGGCTACCTTTTCGCTGACCTTGGCTCTGGTGTTTACCACTGGGGAATAGATAACTATGGTGATGCATCAACACCGATTTTCGGTGCTCAAATTGATGCATTTCAAGGTCATCATAAGTGGCCATGGACGATCACTAGACGTCAATTTGCCAACAACTTACATGCCCTAGCAAAGGTGGTAGCACTTTTTGTGTTGCCAGTAGACTTATTCTGCAACGGCCCAGTAATCCACGGTTTTGTTAGTGTGGGCGCTGGCTGTATAATGTTCAGCCAGCAGTTTCATGCTTGGGCTCACGGCACCAAGAGCAAGCTGCCACCGCCAGTGGTGGCATTGCAGGATGCAGGTTTGCTAGTTTCACGCTCACAACATTCTGCACATCATAGGCAACCCTATAACAACAATTACTGCATAGTAAGTGGAGTTTGTAATGAGTTTTTGGATAACCAGAAGGTGTTCGAGGCCCTAGAAATGGTTTTGTTTTTTCAGC is a window of Mercurialis annua linkage group LG2, ddMerAnnu1.2, whole genome shotgun sequence DNA encoding:
- the LOC126669293 gene encoding fatty acid desaturase 4, chloroplastic, with translation MSILPHHKYLTRSPTHLSSYRDPCLLRTRLICSAMKTANSKPKPTQLAMEPKLVSTSNLVTPIGNPVLNDPSLQSTWSHRALVATGCTTVLISLAKAIVAAAGSDAWLQTMLAGYVGYLFADLGSGVYHWGIDNYGDASTPIFGAQIDAFQGHHKWPWTITRRQFANNLHALAKVVALFVLPVDLFCNGPVIHGFVSVGAGCIMFSQQFHAWAHGTKSKLPPPVVALQDAGLLVSRSQHSAHHRQPYNNNYCIVSGVCNEFLDNQKVFEALEMVLFFQLGVRPRSWSEPTSDWIEEVETSSHVTAQ